Proteins found in one Micromonospora sp. WMMD1082 genomic segment:
- a CDS encoding putative RNA methyltransferase, with amino-acid sequence MDPRVVDRLRCPVCGEPLAEAVTGASRALRCPRGHSFDIARQGYVNLLAGRAPHGGDTAEMVAARADFLAAGHYDVISAALAEAARPVVPPAGDGAYPLVVDAGAGTGRHLAAVLAALPQAAGLALDVSKPALRRAARAHPRVTAALADTWRRLPLADAATAVLLNVFAPRNGAEFHRVLDPAGRLLVVTPDADHLTELVDSLGLLRVDPAKAERVAASLGGHFTEESAAVHRRQLSLTGPEVSTLVGMGPSAWHTDPAGLAARITALGEPVRVTVAVRLGVHRPR; translated from the coding sequence CTGGATCCTCGCGTCGTCGACCGGCTGCGCTGCCCCGTCTGCGGTGAGCCGCTCGCCGAGGCCGTCACCGGCGCCTCCCGGGCGTTGCGCTGCCCCCGCGGGCACAGCTTCGACATCGCCCGGCAGGGCTACGTGAACCTGCTCGCCGGCCGCGCCCCGCACGGCGGCGACACCGCCGAGATGGTCGCCGCCCGGGCGGACTTCCTGGCCGCCGGGCACTACGACGTCATCTCCGCCGCCCTCGCGGAGGCCGCCCGCCCCGTCGTTCCCCCGGCCGGCGACGGCGCGTACCCGCTGGTCGTCGACGCCGGGGCGGGCACCGGCCGGCACCTGGCGGCGGTGCTGGCGGCGCTGCCGCAGGCGGCCGGCCTCGCCCTGGACGTGTCCAAGCCGGCGCTGCGCCGGGCCGCGCGGGCACACCCCCGCGTCACCGCCGCGCTGGCCGACACCTGGCGGCGGCTGCCGCTGGCGGACGCCGCCACGGCGGTGCTGCTGAACGTCTTCGCACCCCGCAACGGCGCCGAGTTCCACCGGGTGCTCGACCCGGCGGGGCGGCTGCTGGTGGTGACCCCCGACGCCGACCACCTCACCGAACTCGTCGACTCGCTCGGCCTGCTGCGGGTCGACCCGGCCAAGGCCGAACGGGTCGCGGCCAGCCTCGGCGGGCACTTCACCGAGGAGTCGGCCGCCGTGCACCGGCGGCAGCTGAGCCTGACCGGCCCGGAGGTGAGCACGCTGGTGGGCATGGGCCCCAGCGCCTGGCACACCGACCCGGCGGGGTTGGCCGCGCGGATCACCGCCCTCGGCGAGCCGGTCCGGGTGACCGTGGCCGTCCGGCTCGGCGTCCACCGGCCACGCTGA
- a CDS encoding thymidine phosphorylase gives MSGFAAVDVIRVKRDGGVLSDAQIDWVVDAYTRGVVADEQMSALAMAILLNGMTGPEIARWTAAMIASGERLDLSSVARPTADKHSTGGVGDKITLPLTPLVAACGAAVPQLSGRGLGHTGGTLDKLESIPGWRAALSNEEFTAQLRDVGAVICAAGSGLAPADRKLYALRDVTGTVEAIPLIASSIMSKKIAEGTGALVLDVKVGSGAFMKSVDDARDLARTMVELGRAHGVRTVALLTDMSTPLGRAIGNGIEVTESVEVLAGGGPADVVELTLALAREMLDAAGLPDADPAAALHDGRAMDVWRSMIRAQGGDPDAPMPEAVEVEVVRADTDGYVAAVDAYAMGVAAWRLGAGRARKEDPVSVPAGVLLHKRPGDPVRAGEPLYELRAEQAERIPAALAEAARAVTVAARPPAPTPLVIERVE, from the coding sequence ATGAGTGGGTTTGCTGCTGTTGACGTGATCCGGGTCAAGCGGGACGGGGGGGTGTTGTCGGACGCGCAGATCGACTGGGTGGTCGACGCGTACACCCGGGGGGTGGTGGCCGATGAGCAGATGTCGGCGCTGGCCATGGCGATCCTGCTCAACGGGATGACCGGCCCGGAGATCGCCCGCTGGACGGCCGCGATGATCGCCAGTGGCGAGCGACTCGACCTGTCGTCGGTGGCCCGGCCGACCGCCGACAAGCATTCCACCGGCGGGGTCGGTGACAAGATCACCTTGCCGCTCACCCCGCTGGTGGCGGCCTGCGGGGCGGCGGTACCGCAGCTGTCCGGGCGCGGGCTCGGGCACACCGGCGGCACGCTGGACAAGCTGGAGTCGATCCCGGGCTGGCGGGCGGCGCTGAGCAACGAGGAGTTCACCGCCCAGCTGCGCGACGTCGGCGCGGTGATCTGCGCCGCCGGGTCCGGGCTGGCCCCGGCCGACCGCAAGCTGTACGCGCTGCGCGACGTGACCGGCACCGTCGAGGCCATCCCGCTGATCGCCAGCTCGATCATGAGCAAGAAGATCGCCGAGGGGACCGGCGCGCTGGTGCTGGACGTGAAGGTCGGCTCCGGTGCGTTCATGAAGTCGGTCGACGACGCCCGGGACCTGGCCCGGACCATGGTGGAGCTGGGCCGTGCGCACGGCGTGCGGACCGTCGCCCTGCTCACCGACATGTCCACCCCGCTCGGGCGGGCCATCGGCAACGGGATCGAGGTCACCGAGTCCGTCGAGGTGCTCGCCGGCGGCGGCCCCGCCGATGTGGTGGAGCTGACCCTGGCGCTGGCCCGGGAGATGCTGGACGCGGCCGGGCTGCCCGACGCCGACCCCGCCGCCGCGCTGCACGACGGGCGCGCGATGGACGTCTGGCGGTCGATGATCCGGGCCCAGGGTGGCGACCCGGACGCGCCGATGCCCGAGGCGGTCGAGGTCGAGGTCGTCCGCGCCGACACGGACGGTTACGTCGCGGCGGTCGACGCGTACGCCATGGGGGTGGCCGCGTGGCGACTCGGCGCGGGCCGCGCCCGCAAGGAGGACCCGGTCAGCGTGCCGGCGGGGGTGCTGCTGCACAAGCGCCCCGGCGACCCGGTGCGGGCCGGGGAGCCCCTCTACGAACTACGGGCCGAGCAGGCGGAGCGGATCCCGGCGGCGCTGGCGGAGGCCGCGCGGGCGGTGACCGTGGCCGCGCGACCACCCGCACCGACGCCGCTGGTGATCGAACGCGTCGAGTGA
- a CDS encoding cytidine deaminase yields MSEIDWERLRTAAIEVMRHAYVPYSKFPVGAAALVDDGRIVVGCNVENAAYGVVLCAECGVVSSLHATGGGRIVALSCVDATGEPLMPCGRCRQLLWEQGGPECLVESKGDPLRMAELLPHAFDVADIEAVTGERPVPVVPDRLAAWRGRGSVFVHPDLSAGQQVWTAYWERSAGDDADAETGVLEEGPSWDDPAEAITWGLARTPRVVVVDASGTIFWAGEGEPPQEIPVRWS; encoded by the coding sequence ATGAGTGAGATCGACTGGGAGCGGCTGCGGACCGCCGCGATCGAGGTGATGCGGCACGCGTACGTGCCGTACTCGAAGTTCCCGGTGGGGGCGGCGGCGCTCGTCGACGACGGCCGGATCGTGGTCGGCTGCAACGTCGAGAACGCCGCGTACGGCGTGGTGCTCTGCGCCGAGTGCGGGGTCGTCTCCTCGCTGCACGCCACCGGCGGGGGCCGGATCGTCGCGCTGTCCTGCGTCGACGCCACCGGCGAGCCGCTGATGCCGTGCGGACGCTGCCGGCAACTGCTCTGGGAGCAGGGCGGGCCGGAATGCCTGGTCGAGTCCAAGGGCGACCCACTGCGGATGGCCGAGCTGCTGCCGCACGCCTTCGACGTGGCCGACATCGAGGCGGTCACCGGCGAGCGGCCGGTGCCGGTGGTGCCGGACCGGCTGGCCGCCTGGCGCGGCCGGGGCAGCGTCTTCGTGCACCCCGACCTGTCGGCCGGACAGCAGGTCTGGACGGCCTACTGGGAGCGGTCCGCCGGGGACGACGCCGACGCCGAGACCGGCGTGCTGGAGGAGGGGCCGAGCTGGGACGACCCGGCCGAGGCGATCACCTGGGGGTTGGCGCGTACGCCCCGGGTGGTGGTGGTCGACGCGTCCGGCACGATCTTCTGGGCGGGGGAGGGCGAGCCGCCGCAGGAGATCCCGGTTCGTTGGTCTTGA
- a CDS encoding DUF4272 domain-containing protein, producing MIVPAPDPREVREASLEELSRLRLPLPPPQFPLVWEPGDDIELRPTAEIEARIAVLHLILARCFGMPPQAAMSWLLASHLVEMVTPPEFQFVTGAKGDHRSFVLHHDALFSLAWVLGLTKQLDPTMPTDDRLVERLPNIAEGETFRRWRSRILAAPQHPADAAALLDLHYCLDWAYLEVSRAGRTLPGLVDANAIGQRRWALEWAVILRGPYHDEPPGWEEVDLST from the coding sequence GTGATCGTGCCTGCCCCTGACCCCCGTGAGGTGCGTGAGGCGAGCCTGGAGGAGCTGTCCCGGCTGCGGCTGCCGCTCCCGCCGCCGCAGTTCCCGCTGGTCTGGGAGCCGGGCGACGACATCGAGCTGCGACCGACCGCGGAGATCGAGGCGCGGATCGCGGTGTTGCACCTGATCCTGGCCCGCTGTTTCGGCATGCCGCCCCAGGCCGCGATGAGCTGGCTGCTCGCCTCGCATCTGGTGGAGATGGTCACCCCTCCGGAGTTCCAGTTCGTCACCGGGGCCAAGGGCGACCACCGCTCCTTCGTCCTGCACCATGACGCGTTGTTCTCGCTGGCCTGGGTGCTCGGCCTGACCAAGCAGCTCGACCCCACCATGCCGACCGATGACCGGCTGGTGGAGCGGCTGCCGAACATCGCCGAGGGGGAGACCTTCCGGCGGTGGCGCTCCCGGATCCTCGCCGCGCCGCAGCACCCGGCCGACGCGGCCGCCCTGCTCGACCTGCACTACTGCCTGGACTGGGCGTACCTGGAGGTGAGCCGGGCCGGGCGGACGCTGCCGGGTCTGGTGGACGCCAACGCCATCGGTCAGCGGCGGTGGGCGCTGGAATGGGCGGTGATCCTGCGCGGGCCGTACCACGACGAGCCCCCCGGCTGGGAAGAGGTCGACCTCTCCACGTAG